The nucleotide window GGTCTTGGCCCGGAGCTGGGAGCGCCCGGCGTTGGTGGCGTCGGCATAGTGCACCGCGTACTCGTTCAGGAGGTCGGAGAGCGGCCCCTTGAGCCGGGCGCCGCGGTCGAAGTCGTCGAGGGCCGCGTCCGCCTTGTCGGCGATCGTGCGGTTCTGCTCGGTGGCGAGCCGGTTGCCGGCCACCGACTCGAGGGCCTGGGCGCGGCGCACGCTGGCCCCGAGGCGGAAGTCCTTGGCCTCCTTCGCCAGCTCGGCCCGCACGTACGCCTTGAGCTCGGCCCGGTGGAAGTAGACGCTCTCGTCCTGCTCGATCGGGCCGAACAGCGACTCCTGCGTGCGGCTCACCTTCGGGGCGTCGCGCATCTCCTGGGCCATCGCCTCGACCACCCGCGGGCCGGCCGCCCGCCCGGTCCGCTCCTCCTGCTTGACCAGCGCCGACAGGAGCCGCTGCTGGTCCAGGTGGTCGTCCAGGTGCCGGGCCACCGCGGCCGCCCGGTCCGGGTCGAGGGACCCGTGGGCCACCTGGCGGAACAGATCCGGGGCGAGCTTCACCAGGTCGGCGGCGTCGCGCGCCACCTGCCCCTTGAGCGAGATCCCGGCGGCCGCGAGGTCCGCGGCCGAGCGCCCCGTGTCGCGCAGGAACTTGGCCGCGTCCACCGCGGTGCCCCGGCCCTCGGCGATGTTGATCAGCGCCCCCTTGGCCCGGGCCTCCGCGGCGGTCCGGGCGGTCACGTACCGGACGCTCACGTCGCGGGCGCCGGTGCGGTTCGCGAGGTCGAGCCGGTGGTGCCCGTTCACCACGTACGTCTTCCCGTCGGCCGGGTCCTTCCAGACCGCCAGCACGCCCGCCAGCTCCGGGTCGAACGTGGTCACGTGCGCGAGCTCGGCGCCGACGCCCCGGGCGTTGGTGTTCAGCTTGAACTGGAACCGGCCCGGGTCCACCGCCACCCGGCCGGGCGCGACCTGGTACACCCGCCCGGGCTGCGGGCTCGCCGGCGGCGCGAACGGCGACCGGCCCGGTGCCCCCGCCGCGACGGCCCCCGGAGCCGGGGTGCCGCCGCGGCGCGCGCTGAGCTTCTGGAACGCGTCCAGGGTCAGGGACCGCTTCCCGCTCGGCGACACCATCCGGTCGCCCTGCCGGGTCCACTCGTGCCACGCGAACGCGTGCACCCGCTCGGAGTGGGGCACCACCTCGTCGTTCCCGGTGGCCCGCATCCCGGCGTCGGCGGCCTTGCGCCCGATCTTGCGGCCCAGGTACACGGTGCCCGCGACCGCCGCGGGGGCGGCGAGGAACCCGGCCAGCGGCGGGATCAGCCCGGCCCCGGCGGCCAGCACCGGCGCGGCCATCACGGCGGCCCCGCCCACCAGCGCCGCGCCCCACCACAGGAACGGCCGGGCCGCCCGCCCGAGGCGCGAGTTCGCCAGCCATTTGGCCGCGCCCCAGCCGGCCCGGACCGCCTTCGGGGTGAGGCGCAGGGTTTCGCGGGCGAGCGCCAGCAGCCCCTGGCCCGTGCCGACGGCGGTGGACACGGCGGCGTCGGCCGCGTGCCCGGCCAGGGTGCGGGGCACGGCCAGCGCGGCCCGGCCCGCCGCGGTCACCGCCCCGGCGGCCCCGGAGATCAGGTTCGAGGCGGTCTGCCGGTCGTGGGCGCCGGCGCGAACGACGTCGCCCACCACCTCGCCGGCCAGCCGCCGGACGGTCCGGGGGGCCTTGACCGCCGCCCGCACCAGCCCGCCGGCGAACCGCCCCAGCGCCCCGACCACCAGCTTCGCCCCGCCGGCGGGCAGCTTGGCCAAATACCCGCCGAGCTTGAGCGCGAGGTCGCCGGCCGCGTCCACGTCCCGGCCGAGCGTGTCCTCCAGGAGGTTGCCCACTTCTTTGCGCTGGCCCTTGGGCATGCCCCGGGCGGCGTCGAGCCACGTGGAGCGGATGACCGGCCGCACCACCTCCGGGAGCGGCCCGAGCTTCTTCAACTCGGCCGCGGCGTGCGTCACCGCCTGCTTCCCGGCGTCGGCCACCTTCGCGGCCGCGGCGGGGTCGCTCCCCGCCCGGGCGGCGGCCGGGGCGAGTTCGGCGGCCTGCGCGGTGACGGCCTTGCGGATCCGGGTCCGGTTGATCTTCACGAGCCGCGGCGTGCGGGGGTCGGGCGGGCCGTCCTGGGCGTCCCGGCGGGCCTGCTGCGCGACCACCTCGCGCGCCCGCTCCGGGCTCACGCCCCGCTCGACCGTGCGCTTCACCCCGCCGCGCGGGCCGACGGTCTCGAACGTCAGGGTCCGCGGGGCCGTGGCCCGGCGGCCCACGCCGGCCTGGCGCTCGAGCGCGGCCCGGGCCCTGTCCCCATAAAGAACCTGCCCCTGATGCTCCGCGGTACCGACGGCCTTCACGCCCCCGGACCGGGTCCGCGCCGGCTGCCACCCGAACACGTCCCACGCCAGCCCGAGGCCTTCCGCCCGGTCGGCGAACGATTCGGCCTGCGCGGGCGCGTCCTCGTCGAGCGCCGCGGCGGTCGCCTCGTCCAGGTACTCGAGCAGGTCCGCCAGCAGCGCCGCGAGCTGCTCGTCGGTCAGGTCGATCGGGTGCCCGAGGGCGCGCTCCGCCTGCTCGCGGAACGCGACCACGAACCCGAGCGGGTCGTCGCCCGCGGCCTCGGCGAAGAACTTCCGCTGCGACGCCTGCCCCGGGCCGCGGTAGAAGTCCCGCCCGCCGGCCCGGTTGTTCGCGTTGCGGGCGGCGCCCACGGCCGCGCTCGGCCCCGCCACCATCCCCGCCCGGGCGGCCTTCAACTTGGCCCGGGCCTCCGCGCGGGCCACCGCCTTCGGCCCGCGGGTCTTGAGCAGGAGCGCGCGCTTCGCACGGCTCAGGAGCCCGCCGCTGTTGGTGCCGAGCTCCTGGGCGCGGCGGGCCTCCATCGCCGCGTCCGCTTTGCGCACCGCGGTGCCGGCCCCGCGCGTCCCGCGGAGGTTGTTCCAGCGGCCGTAGAACGGCGCCTGGACGGCCTTGCGGATGAGCCCGGACACGGCCCCGGACAGGTACGTTTTCGCCCCGGCCCCGAGCAGCGCGGTCGCGGTCAGGCCCTTGCCCGCGGCGGTGCCGATGGCCAGCCCCGCGACGCCCGGCGCCCCGGCCAGCCCGGCCAGGGCCAGCGCCCCGCCGACGGCCGCGGTGCCGAGGGTGAACGACAGGGCCAGGGTGCCGGCCTCCATCACCAGCGCCTTGCCCAGCCCGTGGATCTTGTAGTTGCGGTAGAAGTCCGGGGCCGCGGCCTTGAGCACCCGCTTGACCGCCTTCCGGGTGGCCGCGCCCTTCTGCCCGCGGATCATGGCCTGGATGGCGATCGAGCGGGCCTCGTCCTTGAGGGCCTTGCCGAACCGCTCGAGGGGCGCGCCGACGGAGTCGAGCAGCGGCACCCGGCGGATCGCCTGCCCCAGCTTCTCGGCGGCCCACCCCGCGCCCTGGACCGTGGACGAGCCGCCGGCCAGCCCGAGCGCGGCCGCGTCCCCGGCCCGCCGGGCGGCGGCCTTCGCGCCCCGCCCCGCCGCGGCCGCGGCCCGCCGGGCGGCGAGCGTGCCCCGCGCGGTCTTCGGCGCGGGGGCAGCAGGGGCGGGAGCAGCGGGCGCGGCCGGTGCGGTCGGGGGGTTCGGCGGTTTCGGCGCGGCCGGGGGCTTCGGCGCGGCGGGCGCCGGGGGCGGTGCGGGCGCCCGCACCGGGGCCGCCGGGCCGGCGGCGCGGGCCTTGGGCAGGGCGCCGCCCGCGCGGGTCCGGGAGCTGAGCCGCTGGAACGACTCGAGTGTGAGCGACCGCTTCCCGCTGGCGCTCACCATGCGCGGGCCGGCGGGCGTGTTGGTCTGCTTCCAGTCGTCCCACCCGAACACGTGCACCCGCTGTTCCGCGAACGGCACCGCCGCGCCACCGCCGGCGGACGGGTCGCCGGGCGGGAGCAGCGCGGGGTCGCCCATTGATGGATCGGGCGGGAATTCGCCACCCATCCCCATGCCGCCCATGCCCATGCCGCCCATCGGGTCGGCGCTTGGGCCGGGCAGCTGGAGGGCGTCGTCGGGGTCGTTCGGGTCCGCGAGCTGGAGGCTGAACGCCTTCGCGTAGTGCTTCTTGGACAGCGCGTTCGGGCCGGTGAACCCGATCGCCTGCGCCCCCTGCACCACCTGGAGCAGCTCGAGCAGCTCCTGGTTGCTGGCGGCCCCGAACGTGAGCTTGGGGTACGCCCCGCCGGCCGGGTACGGGTAGTTGAAGTCGACGAACTTGGGGGCCAGCTGCTTGTTGACCGCGTCCGTCACCAGCGCCATCAGGAGCCACGGCACCAGGTCGGCGATCGACTTCTGGACCTTCGAGTCCCCGCGCAGCTCGGGGGCGGCGCTCACCAGGCTCTGGAGCGTGGCGAACGTGATCCCGCTGACCACCTCGTCCCGCTTGCTCTCGGCGAAGCTCTTGTAGTCCGGCTCCGAGGCGGCCGACAGGTTGATCGCCTCGATCCGCACCCCCTCGGGCACGGCGATCCAGGTGGCGCTCTTGGCCTTCCGCAGCGCGTCCTCCAGGGCCGGCTTGTCGTCGTCGCTCTGGTACGTGCCCATGAGCATGCCGGCCATGCGCTTCTCGTGGTGGATCACGCGGAGCTTGTCCACCGTGTCCAGCATCCACCACGCGCCGTACGCCGGGCGGTACGCGGCGAGCCCGAGCGGCTCGTCGAACACCGTCATGTACCGGCTGAACACGAAGTCCTCAATGGGGTACGCGGGCTGCTCCGGCGCGCGCCGGGCCTGCACCCACTTGACGTTGCCGAAGGGGTCCCCGCCCAGCCGCACGTCGCCGCACGTGTCGTCGGTGTCCTTGGCCGACAGCTTGGTGCAGACGATGTGCTTCGCGAGCTTCCCCTGCCGGCCGGGGTTCCAGACGGGCTCGGCGAGCGAGTGCCCCTCGCTCCCGAGCGGGGCGCAGACGGCCCGCACGACCGAGATGATGCCGCCCGCCAGGTAGTCCTCGATCATCGCCTTGAACGCGTCCGCCTGCTCCTCGCTCTCCGGGTTCCCCGGCTCCGACGCCTGCACCTGCCAGTCCTCGGCCGCGACCGTCAGGATCGCCGGCTCCCAGGCCGTCGCGACCCACGGGCTGCGGCGCATGAGCCGCATGGCGGCGCGGATCTCGGGCGTGTCCCGGGTGCCCGAGTCCAGGTACGGGTGGAACCACACCTTGCCGGCGATCCCGCCGCTGTAGTTGACCGGCACCTTCTCGTCCGACGACGGGCGCGGCCGCCGGCGGGACTGCTCGATCTGGGCCTTGGCCGCGGAGATGATGCGGGCGGCCCGCTCCTCGGGCGTGGCCACGGCCGGGGCGTAGGTGCGGCGGTACGCGGGGAACAGGCTCGCGAGGCGGGACAGGACGGACGGCACGGGAGGGCCTCGCGGCGGATGAGAGGGGTGCGGCTCGGCCGGGTGCGGCTACTTGCCCGGCTTCTCGGCGGGCTTGGCCGCCAGTTGCTTCTCCAGTTCGGCCACCTTCCTGGTCAGGTCCGCGATCTCCTTGCGCCGCCCCTCGTCCACCTGGGCGGCCGTGTCGGCATACGTCTTCTGCTGTGCCGCCTCGGCGCGGAGCCGCTCGACCTCCTCGCTCAGCACGCGCGCCTGCCGTCGGAACTCGTCCCGCTCGGCGCGGAGCTCCTGCAGCTCGGTCTCGTCCGGCTCCGGGGCGGCCGCGCCGTCCACCGCGGCCAGCACCCGGCCGCGCTCGTCCGTGAACGTGACGGTGCCCGCGTTGGCCCGGCCGTTGTCGTGCCGGGCGGCGTGCTGCCCGAGCGCGTCCGGGAACCGCCCGGCCTTGCCCGCGTCCGGGCTCCACTCGGTCACCTGCCCGGTGCCGGTGACGACCTGGACCCCGCTGCCGTCGCTCGACAGCTTCGCGTCCAGGCTCACCGCGTAGTGCACCAGCCCGCCCTTCTCCCGCCTGATCGACACCGCCATGACCCGCTCCGAATGAGGTGCGCGCGGGCGCCGCGCCCGGAAACGCTGGAAGGAAGTGCCTTCAGTGTGCGGGAGCGGGTTGCCCGGATGAAATTGCGCGCGGTTCGACGGGTGAGGTGCCAGCGGAACAATACGGACGAACGGGCGCGCGGGCACTCGACCGAAAAGAAATGAGGGTCTTGAGCGCAGGCGACGACGCCGGTACACTTCTGGGCGTGCCGGCTCGGGCGGCGCGGAAGAACGCGTCGGCTCGCACGAGTGGGGCAATTGTTACCGGGCGCAGCATCGAAGTGCTCTTCCCGTTCGCACGGGCCGTTACCGTGTTATTGTGCGAGCCGTGAAGGGGCGAGTCGAAGTTTCGCACGGCCCATTACCGTGTTATTGCGCATATTGTGAAGACGCCCTTCACACGGTAACGATAAGGCCGGTCAGGAGTTCGGTCCCCGGCGCGCGGTGCGCTGGGTGAAATCATCCCGTGTTATTGCGCGAAGCCTCGCACACTAAACACTGGTTCGGCAACCATCGCGTGCAGGAGCGCGCGTGCGGCGCGTGGGCGTGTGGTCCGCGGTGGTAAAGCCCGTATGTCGGGCTCCGCGTGGTGCCGGTGGTTGCGGGCGCGGCTCGTCGCCGCGAGGTGCGGTTGGTGCCGGCCTCCGGTGGGCCGGGACACGGTAGCGCGGGTCGGCGGTGGTGGCTCCGCGGATGCGCGGTACGAGCGCGGGCTCCGCGGAATCGCAACTGCCCGCGCAGAAGCCGAACCCGGCGCTGCACCTGACACCGCCCGCTAGTTTGTGACGCATTGCTGACTGTATGATGGCGGTGCAGGTGAGCTTTATGTTCGGCACCAGAGGGCTTGCGCGTCGTGAAGGTGTATCTGGACGACGAGCGTCCCACCCCGCCCGGCTGGGTGACCGTCCGCTGGCCGGACGAGGCCATCCGGCTGCTGGAGACCGGCCGGGTCACGGAGCTGAGCCTCGACCACGACCTCGGGGACGACGCTCGGGGCACCGGGTACGCGGTCATCCTGTGGCTCGAGGAGGCGGTGGCCGTCCGCGGGTTCGTTCCGCCGACCATCACCGTCCACACGGCCAACGCCTCGGCCCGGCAAAAGATGCTTCTCGGCGTCCGCAGCATCGAGCGCCTTGCCGAGCAAAGGCACGCCGAACCGGGCGGGGCACCGGACCCGGCGGTGTAGTTCGTGTCGTGCGGCAGCTCCGCCGATGTGTCGCGGCATCCGTGGTCCCGGCGCAAGGCAGCCGAACCCGGCGCTGCACCTGACACCGCCAGGTGGTTTCCGACGCACCGCTCCCTGGGAGGGGGCGGTGCAGGTGAGCTTGATCGTTCGGCCCCGCGCCGAGACCCACGGGGGTGGGCGCGATGTCGATAGGGTAGCCAGCCCCCCATCCCAAGTGGCTGGCCCGACCCGCGCCCACCCCCGAGGCGCGAGCGGATCGGTGTAGCTCATCTGCCGGGCTGCATGAGCGGGGCCGAATGTGGAGCTCACCTTCACGGGCAGCCCATGTTCGGCGTGGTGGGGCGCGGGGCCGAACCCTCCGCTGCACCAGACTCGCGCATGCAGAACTCGGGGATCGCCCCCTCCAGGGCGCGCGAGCAGGTGAGCTCCACATTCGGCAACCCGAGGGCGCTGGATCGCGCGTGCGGCGGTGGTGGGCGTGTGGTCCGCGTGGGTGAACTCCGGTGTCGGGCTCCGCGTGGTGCCCGCCGGTGTGTGGCGCGGCTCATCGCCGCGAGGTCCGGTTGGGCGTGGTCGGCGGTGCATCGGATCGGTGGTGCTCCGCGTGGTGCCCGTGGTTGGCGGGCGCGGCTCACCGCCGCGGGTGTCGGTGGTGGGCGGCCACCGGTGTGCCGCGGCACGGTGGTGCGGGTCGGTGGTGGCTCCGCGGATGCGCGGCGCGGGCGCGGGCTCCGCGGAACCGCGACGGTGGGCGCAGAAGCCGAACCCGGCGCTGCACCTGACACCGCCGGCTGATTCGGGAGGCATCGCTCATCGGGACGGGCGGTGCAGGTGAGCTGTATGTTCGGCCCGGAGGCACGCGGATGGGGGGAGTCGCATGAACCCACTGGATTCGCTGGCCGACCCTCGCTGGACAGCGGCGCTGACGCGAGTTGCCCACGAGTTGGTAAAATACACGCCGGAGCACTTCAAACTCATTCGCTGCGAGATCCGGAGCCGTGACGGTGAGGCCGGGCGGGAGTTGGTCTACACGATCATCTGCCCCGATTTTCCGGACGAGTGGTCGGACACGCCAGGTAAGGATCTCCACGCGGCCACTTGCGACCTCGTGCGGTGCT belongs to Gemmata obscuriglobus and includes:
- a CDS encoding phage portal protein family protein, producing the protein MPSVLSRLASLFPAYRRTYAPAVATPEERAARIISAAKAQIEQSRRRPRPSSDEKVPVNYSGGIAGKVWFHPYLDSGTRDTPEIRAAMRLMRRSPWVATAWEPAILTVAAEDWQVQASEPGNPESEEQADAFKAMIEDYLAGGIISVVRAVCAPLGSEGHSLAEPVWNPGRQGKLAKHIVCTKLSAKDTDDTCGDVRLGGDPFGNVKWVQARRAPEQPAYPIEDFVFSRYMTVFDEPLGLAAYRPAYGAWWMLDTVDKLRVIHHEKRMAGMLMGTYQSDDDKPALEDALRKAKSATWIAVPEGVRIEAINLSAASEPDYKSFAESKRDEVVSGITFATLQSLVSAAPELRGDSKVQKSIADLVPWLLMALVTDAVNKQLAPKFVDFNYPYPAGGAYPKLTFGAASNQELLELLQVVQGAQAIGFTGPNALSKKHYAKAFSLQLADPNDPDDALQLPGPSADPMGGMGMGGMGMGGEFPPDPSMGDPALLPPGDPSAGGGAAVPFAEQRVHVFGWDDWKQTNTPAGPRMVSASGKRSLTLESFQRLSSRTRAGGALPKARAAGPAAPVRAPAPPPAPAAPKPPAAPKPPNPPTAPAAPAAPAPAAPAPKTARGTLAARRAAAAAGRGAKAAARRAGDAAALGLAGGSSTVQGAGWAAEKLGQAIRRVPLLDSVGAPLERFGKALKDEARSIAIQAMIRGQKGAATRKAVKRVLKAAAPDFYRNYKIHGLGKALVMEAGTLALSFTLGTAAVGGALALAGLAGAPGVAGLAIGTAAGKGLTATALLGAGAKTYLSGAVSGLIRKAVQAPFYGRWNNLRGTRGAGTAVRKADAAMEARRAQELGTNSGGLLSRAKRALLLKTRGPKAVARAEARAKLKAARAGMVAGPSAAVGAARNANNRAGGRDFYRGPGQASQRKFFAEAAGDDPLGFVVAFREQAERALGHPIDLTDEQLAALLADLLEYLDEATAAALDEDAPAQAESFADRAEGLGLAWDVFGWQPARTRSGGVKAVGTAEHQGQVLYGDRARAALERQAGVGRRATAPRTLTFETVGPRGGVKRTVERGVSPERAREVVAQQARRDAQDGPPDPRTPRLVKINRTRIRKAVTAQAAELAPAAARAGSDPAAAAKVADAGKQAVTHAAAELKKLGPLPEVVRPVIRSTWLDAARGMPKGQRKEVGNLLEDTLGRDVDAAGDLALKLGGYLAKLPAGGAKLVVGALGRFAGGLVRAAVKAPRTVRRLAGEVVGDVVRAGAHDRQTASNLISGAAGAVTAAGRAALAVPRTLAGHAADAAVSTAVGTGQGLLALARETLRLTPKAVRAGWGAAKWLANSRLGRAARPFLWWGAALVGGAAVMAAPVLAAGAGLIPPLAGFLAAPAAVAGTVYLGRKIGRKAADAGMRATGNDEVVPHSERVHAFAWHEWTRQGDRMVSPSGKRSLTLDAFQKLSARRGGTPAPGAVAAGAPGRSPFAPPASPQPGRVYQVAPGRVAVDPGRFQFKLNTNARGVGAELAHVTTFDPELAGVLAVWKDPADGKTYVVNGHHRLDLANRTGARDVSVRYVTARTAAEARAKGALINIAEGRGTAVDAAKFLRDTGRSAADLAAAGISLKGQVARDAADLVKLAPDLFRQVAHGSLDPDRAAAVARHLDDHLDQQRLLSALVKQEERTGRAAGPRVVEAMAQEMRDAPKVSRTQESLFGPIEQDESVYFHRAELKAYVRAELAKEAKDFRLGASVRRAQALESVAGNRLATEQNRTIADKADAALDDFDRGARLKGPLSDLLNEYAVHYADATNAGRSQLRAKTLAAVRNVLSGNDPGAAPVVAKRGPGLFD
- a CDS encoding cyclic-phosphate processing receiver domain-containing protein, translated to MKVYLDDERPTPPGWVTVRWPDEAIRLLETGRVTELSLDHDLGDDARGTGYAVILWLEEAVAVRGFVPPTITVHTANASARQKMLLGVRSIERLAEQRHAEPGGAPDPAV